A window of Rhododendron vialii isolate Sample 1 chromosome 11a, ASM3025357v1 genomic DNA:
CTCAATAATGGCCAATGGAAGTTTCCAAATTGTCTACTATCTAAAGTCTTTAGGTGCTAATTTCCAATAAGCTCGAAACATCTCTGCTACTAACCTAGATGACTTAATTGTGATAAGTTCTTCAAAGGTAGCCTTTGACTGAACACAACAGATTCACCCAATATACCAAGCAATTTTTCTAGGTTCCCTGGAATTAAGCTGAATGAGCTTTTCAAGGAATGACAAATCTAATACTGcctccgtcccattttatttgtttgctttAGACCATCCAACTTAAAAGGGAACACAATCACTTAACttcaaagttttgaactttGCAAAAAATGTCCTTCCATTCAAATTAGACATGTTCAGCTCTTTGAAAGAAGGGCGAAAGAGGAAACTCATgcaaatttcaaatttgcaCTTTGAATTTCTAAAGTGGACATACAATTTGGGACGTGAAATAGTcgaaaagtggacaaacaaaatgggacggagagagtttTGTTTCGTTGCAGGGAACCATACATTAGAAATGTAGCCATCCAATTCAGGTGAACGGGCAAGAAATGATCATTTTTTATCTTCCCATAATCATTCTCGCGAAACAAACACTACCTTATCTTTCAACTACGTTGCCTGTTAAGGAAATATAATCCCATATTGCCTGGGAgtagaatgggtgatcacttaactTAACATAATGTTGTCATCGTGGGATGATTGTAAATTTGTTAAAAAGTGGGGTAAAACAGCCCCCACTCTGGTACCATGTGCATTCCCATCAACACAACCACCAAGCATTAACCAACACAGACAACAAATATAATAAAACAACACAGTAACGACAAACTTACAACAAGACCCAATTCCCGTCAAGAACCTCCACGGCCTCCATCGGGGCAGGGGTGGGATTCGCCGCCTCCAGCTGATTAACCAACTCCGACACCTCCGCCCTCACCTCCGGCGAAGCCCCAAACCCTAAATCCGTCCCGTAAACCGTATCCGCCAGACACCTCTTCAGCTCCACCAGCTTATCGTCTTCACCCTCGACAGCCGAAGCTGGCGCACTGCCGTTACCGGATAAAACGTAGCCATCGGAACCACCACTTCCGACCCCTCCCCACTCATCCTCGTCTTTTGGAGGGTCAGCGTCCGATAACTTTGTTGGGGGCTCGGTATCCGGCTCGGACTTCTCGCCCCACTCGTCTACAAATCCCGTTGATTCTCCGGTGGCGTAGAAGCGGAAAGAGGGAAATCTGGGGTTAGAgcaggtggtggtggttttggggaggagagagaaagagagggaatgGGGGTTGGGGGTGCGGAGGAGGGAGGAGTGAgttgggttagggttagggttagggttagggttagggtttttgaaGGGGAGAGAAGGAGGTGAAGTGAGGAGCAGAGCCATACTCTGGAGGTGGAGACGGTCTCAGGGCTGCCGGCTGTGAGGGGAAATTGTGTGATACAAGTATAATTAGGAGtcagatatagagagagagagagagagagcgttaCGTGAATGATAGcgtagaaagtaaaaaaatgatattgacactatGAAAATTGATACAAACGCTTTAAAATCAAAATCAGTGAATTTCAATTtcacttttctttattttttttttagctaaaaaataatatattgaTAATCGTGAAAGTAGATATCCAAATATGTTTATCAATATATTTATTATCCTCCACTTAATAAATAGAGATTAGCCGGatcctaaaaaaaatatacttaggAGTACTTTTTATGTGGTTCagataaaaagatgaaaaggagAGATTCATGTCTTTCATTGTTTTGGTCTTATTTTGATTTGAGATAAAGATCCAAACAAAGGATGGAGTAAAAACCTTGGGGGAATTGCATTTCAGTGGAGGGAGGGGCAAAAAATGCCCAACTCATGAaccatttttttgaaattgctcAATTATGGGAAGAAAAACAATAATTCCCAAGACATGAAATTGAAAGTCAAAAATACCCTTCCCTCCTGTCATGAATCaagggcaacttagattcatacacggggcaattTTGATTCATACACGGGACAATTtagagggcaacttaggttcatacacggggcaacttagagggcaacttagattcatacatgtggcaatttagattcatacacggggcaacttagaggACAACTTAGGCTCATACATGGGACAACTTAAAGGACAACTTAGGCTCATATATGGGACAACTTAGGCTTATACCCGTTTCTTTCTAGTTTACctgggttttttttctctttatttcattttctttctttccagtttgaatcttcttcttctttttgtttttttttctctttatttcattttctctctttctatccgactgttttcttttctttttttttttgtcatttatagattaaaaaatatagttacaaaaataagtgtttcaattttcaatccatttgaacctgTGCAAAGATATTActtttttgatcatttcatcataaattatcgtaataaatttttcgttctaaggcctttcaatgtaCATCTTAAGAGAACtataaaactaaataagaaattttaggGTACTCGTTGAaactttagagccaaaaatttactacaaccatttaggatgaaatgatcataaaaataacatctttgtaccggttcaaacggattaaaatttgaaacacttatttttttacattatttatatattaaaaaatacagttaaaaattatgtatttcaaatttttagctaaaaaatatagttgaaaTACAAAATCCTCTTTTTATAGCCTTCAGAAATAACATTTTTGGCACACGAATCAACACTCTAAGCATGGGGTGTAAGTATTGTCTCTAATgaatccgactgttttttttcccatatacatattaaaaaatatagttaaaaaaataagtgtttcaattttcaatccgtttgaaccaatgcaaagatattatttttctgatcatttcattctaaatggtcgtaataaattttttggctCCAATGCCTTTCAATGAACATCCTAAGAGAGccttaaaactaaataatgagtcttagggtgtttgttgaaaggtcttacaacaaaaaaatccattatgaccatttagaataaaatgatcaaaaaaatacgattttCGCCCCGGttcaactgaattgaaaattgaaacacttaattcttgaattatattttttaatatagatgtggtgtatttatagaaattaaataactaaaataaaagtaattaaataaagaaagaaattatcAAGCTGTGTTAATTTAAATTGCCCCATGTATGAATCTAActtgccccgtgtatgaacctaagttgccctctaagttgcctcgtgtatgaatctaaattgcctcatgtatgaacctaagttgccctctaagttgccccatgtatgaatctaaattgccctctaagttgccccgtgtataaGCCTAAGTTGCCCTGTATATGAGCCTAAATTGCCCTCTAAGTTGTCCCGTGTATGAGCCtaagttgccctctaagttgccccgtgtatgaatctaaattgccccatgtatgaacctaagttgctacccaagttgccccgtgtatgaacccAAGTTGCTCCGTGTATGAACCCaagttgccctctaagttgccccgtgtatgaatctaaattgccccgtgtatgaacctaagttgctccTGATTCATGACAGGAGGGAGGGGTATTTTAGGTTTTCAATTCCATGTCTTgggaattattgttttccttctcATGACTGAGCAATTCCAAAAAAGTGATCCATGAGTTGGGCATTTTTTGCCCCTCTCTCCACTGAAATGCAATTCCCCCAAAAACGTttcttatctttcttttttttgtttctttctttgttcacACAAATACCTCTATGATTCCTGCTCATTAATATTTATAGCTTATAAGAGCATTCAGAGtgaaataatcaaaaccaaaatgttaTTAAGGTTAGCACTTAGCAATGTTTACTCAAAAGAGTACTCACATTGCAATAACCAAACCTAATAACCTCTCAGcaatttatcaaattttggcttttgaataattaaaactaaCCAccttttatcaataaccaaattttctccttctcaatcaagtacaccgtcattatacaaaaactttcactttcttctcttttttctctttctcaacaatgttttcaaaaactaattttaaaaaactgccTTTTTCAgatattttttctgtttttttcagaaactttttttacaaaaaacttttttttttcaaaatttttaaaaagtataagtaaataaagtgtgtttttaaaaaactgtttttgaaatttcaaaactcttttacaccaaattctttttaaaatactattttttacaaaaaattctttttaaaaaattgtatttatattttttaaattttcaaaactgaTTGCGTAACtacatttctttcaaaatttctcaaaattgcatttacagttttttaagtgaacaaagtgtgttttttgaaaaattattttttgtttcgaatgttttttacacaacaactgcattttgtttttgaattttttttaatacaattgttttgtttttcttcaaaaactatttaataaactgtttttttcaaaaagtatgcatgaaatgaagaaaaaaagtgttGGTTTTGAATATGggcaaaaactaacaaatgtggaaattgatattattaactttagcgacctctaaatggataatcaaaatctgatgtggcatgttttgattattcacatttgcttattctacAGTGATCTCTAAGAGCATCCATtgtggaataaccaaaatcataaggttgttaaagttagcaatgttccctcaaaaaagtgctcacagtagcataaccaaacttaacaacatcttagcaattcatcaaattttagctttgaataatcaaaacttgcaactttttgccaataactaaaaccttctctctctctctctctctctctctctcacacacacacacacacacacacaatctctcaacaatgtttctaagaaaaatatttttaaaagaagtttttttttttcaaaaatagttaatccatttttcaaaaactgttattttaaaaagaaaaactgtctttttttcaaaaacttttttggaaaagtgtttttcaaaaaaaatattttctatttctaataacatgattttattagtttgaaaactatttgaaaaaaaatattttatatggtgacaaattttagatttttataggttgaaaTGGTGATgcggcaagttttgattattcaatgttcgattatgccactgtggatatCTACAttactaaccttagcaaccctttaaatgaataatcaaaaggtgatgtgacaacttttgattatccaattttgattagtccactgtggatgctctaagcacAACCTGATAACCAAATTTGGATTCTCGAATTTTTGGAACAAATTGGTTTGAATACTGATTGGATAAGTTTCAAATAAATCCTTTTACTAGCATAAAGCATAGCACGAGACAAATTTAAGTACACATGATTAAATGTTTGTACATCACATGTGATTCAATACGAATTCAAGTATACACGCGGTGGAATTAAATGGGCTTTGCAAGGAACAAAAATCATAGTCATAATAATTAGATCACTAATTGGATAAGTTTCAAATAAATCCTTTTATGAGTTTTTAATATTGGGGAgacctatggtacacacctctTAATAAGTATGTACCAAACGCATCATCTATATATTCCCTTGGATTTGAGATAATCTAATTTTAAccgttcaattttttaattagAAAAGGGCAACCTGTCTAATCGATCATCACTTACTCTATTGTTGAGTTTATTTCTCTTCTATCTTTAATGGGCTTTCAAATGCGGTCCAATATCAATTTGGGTGGACTAGAAATTGGGgtttttaggaatttttttttttactttctaaactattaaatttaaaattatgaaaataataaaataatttaaaactaatttaataaaccaaTAAAGTTAGACTGTTCGATATGATCAATTTTTTAGTCCAATTTGATCAACATGACATTATTAAATAATAATGTCTTCTGATACGTAATTGCTAATATCCGATAATCTTTGATTTTAGTAACAATGTTGAATATCGTAAGACTTGATAtcctaacggtttagatcgatcaTATAtcctaataaaaaaattaaaaaacttaaGTTAAAATTGGTCATACTTTTGATAGTCATACTCAATCCATTTCACCTGAAAGGTCGAACCCAAATCATTGTCTTGAGACAgttgaataattaattttttagtgAACTCTCATTTTGTGATGACCCGAATTTTTTTACATTGCCTTAAAACAAAtacatctccaataattacaagtcCTCAATATAAATATACATGGTGGGCCTAAAAACCTACAAAAATTATACAGATTTTCTAAAAGTCTCTATAGAGCttaatccttcaaatactccaaCTCAGGTCCCCACTAACTTTTCTCtgcacctgaaaaatataaaacgtcCGGATAATATATGCAATACGAGGGCAATAACATGGCTAGCAATaagaatatgctcaataaacgaggataacaaatcaagtaggatcattCTGAACGCTTTTCATTTGTAGCCTCATACCCGGCTCATTTCGATAACATGCCAAGCACCACCTAGGTCAAAACTCTGTATTGGGCACATGGGCCCCATAAACATACTGGACTCCCCGTGGGGCAGTCCATCGTACATCTTTCATAACTCTATGACCCGGTGGGCTTAAACATGTATCAATTTGTTCCATGGCTTTTAGCCAAATATTTTCTGTGTCACAAAACAAGAAGtgacaataactgaatcaacaagcttagacatcaaatgagtacaaatatgagagaatcaaagaatactctttgcaaagagatttagctAGAAATGTATTGCACACTACCCGGTACCTCAAATTATGCCTGAATATCACCTCGCCGTGGAATTTCTCACAAAAGCTACTATGAAGAACTTGCCATGCTACAAAACCTACTGCCCCTCACGTTTTCGAATTTCTCCAAAGCATGCATTATGGATTATTCATACAAATAACCCTATTTAAACCAAAGTCCAGTGAACTAGTCTTTTTAGACTACCATGTGTACAACCAAAGATGACTAGGTCCACATTTTGCTTATCAAACCCTTTCTAGCCTACACGTTGCAGCACACATGCACTACTAGTTTTCAATTTTAACTCTATTTTCTCACTTAAAATATCAATATAATTATCTCATTCCAATAaaaatagtgtattttttgagttgttaCACATTTATCCACGAAAAATTGgagggattttgattttttggattaatttttttagagagagaatttggtttggagaaatattttgagaggaaattgcaattgtattaaaaaatttgggtatagtacttattttttggtgaatttcttggatgaaaattttgagcgagaatttcatttttattttaaaattttgaggtATTATAtagggaaaaattaaaatttcaaaaaaaaaaatggatggaatttaaaattaagataatatggcaaaatttttaaaaatttaaaaaataatgtggcggaaattaaaaataattttagtttaaatttcaaaaaacacatTGGGCTAAGGTAACGATAATGTATGGTATTGTTATTGAATTTGTGCTtttttagacatgtattttgcttggatataattattattgatttgggtacgacatattttggtcTTATTACCGAATATTTTAATCGATTTTCTTTGGTATGACATGTCATGGTAagaaaatgtcaatttatggtattgtcataataattgcggtttgttatataatttgttgtatttacatatgttttcttttgatacaacacgttgtggtaagaaaatgacaaggtgttgttataacaattgtggttattttataaaatttgtggtattttacaaatatttttggctttggtataacaattgttgattctggtacgacatattttgattttgttacggaatatcatacgagtcaaaagaatttttGATACGACTCATTGtgataagataatgccaatctatggtgttgttataacatttgtagGTAGCATTAtaaaatttttgatattgtacgcatatatttggttggggtACAAATATTATGAATTCTGGTaaaaataattatggttacataataataatatattttaattatgaaaaaCCTGCGAATGACCTGTttaacaggtaaattttaaagtacaagcCGTAACTagcatcataaatatgcattagaaaacgaaaaatcggcataatgaaataacaaattgtcataatttagacatacgatATActctgtgtaccatagctttctcCTTTAATATTTACCTTGCATTGTTGGGATGATTAAAAGATAACATGATTGCAAATATATAGAAAAATATTCGATTGTACTAATACATGTGGGATGGATGGATGATCCAAAAGAGCAATGTTATGgctcattcaaaaaaatgagcaaCATTATGATGCCATCTCAAGATTCTCAATAGCAACAGATACCACGGATAAAGTTATAGGCAATCGTTGTGTTCGGTTGCCATTTATCTTTAgtttcagttttgttttttaatcattactctatatctttctccaatcattaccctatatctctaattattaatttcatttatctctctatctctctccaatcattattcctctctccaatcattatcctatttctctctttacctactaccaaaactaaactaaacaaccaatcaaactgattttcacactcccatTTTTACCAATGacactttctttttattttttagccCATTAATTTACTTAACTACCCCTTAATGAACTAACTTTTGACAAAATGCATGGACTATTTTGTCCATCCACACATGAAAAGACAAAATGTGGAGTGCTAGGGGTGAAAAATGGGGTGCGGGAATCATTTTTCTAAAAGTAATGTTGAAAGGAATAAACTGTTAATGAACATCACTTGGTGTGGTTGGTTATGAGTTTGAGTTCTCATAGAGAAAGGTGTTCGACTCCCGTCGTAACAACTAACCCCTAAAACATCCTATCgtttggggaaaaaaagaaatgaataaaCTATCTATTTCAATTGTTACCATTATCTCCTGGTATGTAAtcgtataattttttttataaataaaagtacttgaaaaagttaaataaaaagTGAAAATGTTGGGTGTAGACACCCAAATTTAAGCCTATTAAAAACCCTTGATTTGTGGCTATTTGGCCCCCCGATGATGAATTAGGATAAATACAAGCCTTGGTTACAATTGAATCTTGCTCcttggattttcaaaatcaatttgtcAAAATCAGTCCTAAGCGCTCAGAACCATTTCAAAGCGCTCAGGACTTGCCTTCAAAAACTCCAGATCTTGGCTCATTTCTAAGCGCTCAGAAGcttcactcccgagcgctcggatccactcctgagcgctcaggtcAACAAACTTTCCATGGTACTTTGAATTTCTCAGCTTTTTCAGCCATCACATGGCTATGTTTTCCATCACGTTGGTCATTGCTACAGTAGTATTGACCTGAATTATTTAGAGAGATCAAATCATCTccctttaaaattatttttatattattttataattaaatttcaaatttcaaatttaatttCTCTTGGTCTATAAATAGTGGCTCTCATGCTGCATTTGGGGGGGACCTGTGGTTACCACGAAATTTTGTGCTCTCATACtcattctcaaagaaaaattcaCTTTGCAAAGAAAATCACCATCTCTagtcttgtcaaaaaaaatatcaaaatgggTTCAATTGCTTCTAGGAAAATTCTGAAAGCCTGAGCATCACCTTCAATCTTGGCCTCTGGtgctttctcatttttctccatCTTCAAAATCCAGTCAAGGAGCAAGTTCCCTTGAAAAGGTAGAAATCCCTTTCTCCTTCTAATCAAACAAGTTGTTATCCTTCTGAGGAGACTATTCAGCCTACTCTAGTTTTTTTTCATAAAGGATGTATGGCTGAATGACCTTAATATAGAGCAAAAGCCAAATGATCAtgagcaatattttttttaaaacacacTCCATAGTACTCCCGAGTGCTCAGGAGTGCTCCTGAGCGTTCCGGAatgattttggttatattttgcatttttcagtTGAATGCTCAAGGGAAAATGGGAATTTCATAGATTTATGgtatttttttcacatttctgAAAGTAATTTAGTTCTACGGTTATTTCCAGAAgctctttcttttccattgaacaaaatgaaagcAATGCATCTAGATCTGCATAGAAAACCATAGTTCCCTTGAAAATTCTACTCTTAATGCTCTTGTTAACTTCAAAAGTAGTCGAGAATATGCAAAGTTAATTTAGTTTTAATTTCAAGATGCAATGATGCGGAGTCTGGATGGCCAGGACCAGTTCTTGGCTGTTTGAACTCTTTGCTGGAAATTAGTTTGTATTTCATTAGTGCCATATattgttgtattttttcctAACAAAGATTTGCAAGATGTAACAGCAGTACTCCTAAGCGCTCAGGAGCGCATTCCCGAGCGACCTCAGGAGCCGAACCCCATTTCTCATGCATTATCTCATATTTTGCATCACTTCAATAATATACATTGTACACCAGCACATGTATACACTGTTTACTTTTCAGTATGTGCTAATTGCTCAATAAAAGATagacactacaacaaaaagcgttttaaaagtatttttcaaaaatcccGCAAACGTTTAGTGGAGACCGATTTTAAATCGAGCGAGAGGGGTGTCGTAAAACCCTTCCtttctcgtaacatggcttccgaacccaaaacaatctctggttttcaaattcaaacaatcattttcaattaaaacggtttctcggatggcaaaccataaatccgggtggcgactcttcaatttttcaaatcaaaactttatttttcgggccgccccgatccacccaaggctgtggtagcccacagtggcgactctgctagggaGCAAAGTTTAACTAATACTTGAGAAAAGTTGGTGCGTTGGTAAAATGGTCATTCGAAAGTCTGTCAAAAAACGGCAACGCTCCGTGCTTGCCGAAGGAAGGAAATGGAAATTCTAACTGGATCTCTATCCGGCCATTCCAACTTGGGACTTCGTGACTACTTGTCCGCGTACTTACTCTCATTAAGTATTAATTAAACCAGTGAGCCAGGCTTGAAAAACGTTCACgggattttcaaaaaaacattttgTTGCATTATCTATCTTTTTATGCATGTATATCCTGCTCAACCCCGTTGTTGCATTTTGGCAATCCTGCCCGGCTTGCCGGTGATAGGGAATCCCAGAACGCTCGGCAGccctcgacgatgatgagtcatacTTGTCGTTTGTACCGTTATTAGGTGTACGCTCAATAGTCGGGAGACATACCTTGACTCTAGTCTGGGGAACCCTTAAGCCAAAACCTAGCCTTCTCCATGTTTAGCAAGCCGTAGAACCTTCCAAGCTAGGACAGGAACCTACAGGCTAGGGCTATGTGGTATATCTTGTCTAAATGCTGCAGTGCATCTTGCATTGCATCCATGTCTTATTAAGGTGTTCACTCGCGCGACCCGCTAAGGTTGCCAAGATCCAATGAAATATTAAATCCTTGGCTAAGGattcaattatttttcatctcaaCCTTTCAAATAAATCAATGCTCGGAGCAGATCTCATGATACCGACGCCATTTGGGTCATAGTGCCATGTCACTTACACC
This region includes:
- the LOC131307678 gene encoding plastoglobulin-1, chloroplastic, whose protein sequence is MALLLTSPPSLPFKNPNPNPNPNPNPTHSSLLRTPNPHSLSFSLLPKTTTTCSNPRFPSFRFYATGESTGFVDEWGEKSEPDTEPPTKLSDADPPKDEDEWGGVGSGGSDGYVLSGNGSAPASAVEGEDDKLVELKRCLADTVYGTDLGFGASPEVRAEVSELVNQLEAANPTPAPMEAVEVLDGNWVLLYTASSELLPLLAVGTTPFLKVERICQTINTSIGSIENAVTFSSPFATFSFSASASFEVRTPSRIQVEFKEGTLQPPVIKSSIDLPENVDIFGQSINLSPLQQSLSPLQDAVVGVVRAISGQPPLKVPIPGERTKSWLLTTYLDKDLRISRGDGGLFVLAKEGSHLIEK